GCCCGTCGGCTCAACCCTTTGCTTCGTCAAGCAAGCTTTGCAGTTGCGACTTCGGACGCACGCCGACCAGCGTGCGGAAGGGCTGACCACCCTTGAACAACATCAGCGTAGGAATGCTCTGGACCTGATACTTCTCGGCGAAGCGAGGGCTGTCGTCGATGTTGATCTTGCCGATCTTCACGCCCGAGTTCTCCTTGGCGAGCTCTTCGATCATCGGCGCGATCTGACGGCAAGGCCCGCACCAAGGGGCCCAGAAATCGACCAACACGGGCACATCCGACGACAAGACTTCGCTCTCGAAGTTCGAGTCGGTGAATTCGGAAACATTGGCAGCCATTGGGCTCTTCTCCTGGGCCTGTCGGGCCCATGTGAAACAGTAAACTGGCAACGCGAGGGCGAAATCCCCAGATGCCTGTCGCCCTCGAAAGGTCCCGCGGATTTGTGCGGAATTATAGGTTCGGCGCGGGGGGTGTCAACGCGAGCTTCGCGGCAGGTTGCTATCGGGTAACGACTTGCGTCGTCGGCATTTTGCAACGGCGCAAACTGGACCCGCCACACTCGCACCAATTTGCAT
This Pirellulales bacterium DNA region includes the following protein-coding sequences:
- the trxA gene encoding thioredoxin is translated as MAANVSEFTDSNFESEVLSSDVPVLVDFWAPWCGPCRQIAPMIEELAKENSGVKIGKINIDDSPRFAEKYQVQSIPTLMLFKGGQPFRTLVGVRPKSQLQSLLDEAKG